One genomic window of Halococcus salifodinae DSM 8989 includes the following:
- the glyA gene encoding serine hydroxymethyltransferase, whose amino-acid sequence MDYDRVREVDPSVADALDGELDRQRETLMMIASENHVSQAVMEAQSSELTNKYAEGYPDERYYGGCEYADDVEQLAIDRAKELWGAEYVNVQPHSGSQANMGVYLATLDPGDKILSLDLTHGGHLSHGHPKNFAGQIYEVENYEADPETGYIDYEALADHAEEFEPDMIVSGYSAYPREVEWERIQDTAESVGAYHLADIAHITGLVAAGVHPSPVGITDFVTGSTHKTIRAGRGGIIMSSDEHADAIDSAIIPGMQGGPLMHNIAGKAVGFGEALDPEFDAYAEQVVDNAAALGDRLAEHGLSMVSGGTDTHLVLVDLRDSHPDTTGKAVEEALEEAGIVLNANTVPGETRSPFVASGIRAGTPGLTTRGFDEEACREVADCIARVVDAPDDESVREEVAADVDALTDRHPLYE is encoded by the coding sequence ATGGACTACGACCGTGTTCGGGAGGTCGATCCGTCGGTCGCCGACGCGCTCGACGGCGAACTCGACCGCCAGCGCGAGACGCTGATGATGATCGCGAGCGAGAACCACGTCAGCCAGGCAGTGATGGAGGCCCAGAGCAGCGAACTCACCAACAAGTACGCCGAGGGGTATCCCGACGAGCGCTACTACGGCGGCTGTGAGTACGCCGACGACGTCGAGCAGCTCGCCATCGACCGCGCGAAGGAGCTCTGGGGGGCCGAGTACGTCAACGTCCAGCCCCACAGCGGTTCGCAGGCCAACATGGGGGTGTACCTCGCCACCCTCGATCCCGGCGACAAGATCCTCTCGCTCGATCTGACTCACGGCGGCCACCTCTCCCACGGGCATCCGAAGAACTTCGCGGGCCAGATCTACGAGGTCGAGAACTACGAGGCCGATCCCGAGACGGGCTACATCGACTACGAGGCGCTCGCCGACCACGCCGAGGAATTCGAGCCCGACATGATCGTCTCGGGCTACTCGGCGTACCCCCGCGAAGTCGAGTGGGAGCGGATCCAAGACACCGCCGAATCGGTCGGTGCGTACCACCTCGCGGACATCGCCCACATCACGGGCCTCGTGGCTGCGGGCGTCCATCCCTCCCCCGTTGGGATCACGGACTTCGTCACCGGCTCGACGCACAAGACCATTCGCGCGGGGCGGGGCGGGATCATCATGTCGAGCGACGAGCACGCCGATGCGATCGACTCCGCGATCATCCCGGGGATGCAGGGTGGGCCGCTGATGCACAACATCGCCGGGAAGGCTGTCGGGTTCGGTGAGGCACTCGACCCCGAGTTCGACGCGTACGCCGAGCAGGTCGTCGACAACGCCGCGGCGCTCGGCGACCGCCTCGCCGAACACGGCCTCTCGATGGTCTCGGGCGGGACCGACACCCACCTCGTGCTCGTCGATCTCCGCGATTCGCACCCCGATACCACGGGCAAGGCAGTCGAGGAGGCCCTGGAGGAGGCTGGTATCGTGCTGAACGCGAACACTGTGCCAGGCGAGACGCGCTCGCCCTTTGTCGCCAGCGGCATCCGCGCCGGCACGCCCGGCCTCACCACCCGCGGGTTCGACGAAGAAGCCTGTCGGGAGGTCGCCGACTGCATCGCACGCGTCGTCGACGCTCCCGACGACGAAAGCGTTCGCGAGGAGGTCGCCGCCGATGTCGACGCGCTCACCGACCGACACCCGCTGTACGAGTGA
- a CDS encoding YcaO-like family protein: MNVGIVGNGPAADAVRAALADADATVEAIEPAAIGTTDLGVVIDEVGAAVFERANDHARESETPWLAIERGGVGGRAVCEASVAGFGSETACYECLRRRVEANADDEPSEDDLGESEANESGLDATTAWLAGALAGTEVRRLCAGEPSRVLGGVIELPHAERRVLPVPNCGCASAGKDQDRALARDFEDRALDDALGRAELALDDRVGIVHEVGEAASYPAPYYLARTGDTAGFSDASAASEAAGVAGDWDRAFMKALGEALERYSAGIYRDEMFTHAAANDLDSAVSPSAFVLPESTEVTDDESIPWVQGEEVQSGASVHLPAEFVQFPPPERRHGPPITTGLGLGSSGAAALCSGLYEAIERDAAMVSWYSTFDPLGLAVDDEEFTTLAARARSEGLNVQPVLLTQDVDVPVIAVAVERGEWPHFAVGSAADLDPAAAARSALAEALQNWMELRAMGPDAAAAAEGAIGEYAETPGDAAAFFGSDAGVPAASVGPDPLPTGVDELEALTERVTDAGLDPYAARLTPPDVERLGFEAVRVLVPEAQPLFTDEPYFGERAELVPRESGFEPRLDREFHPYP; the protein is encoded by the coding sequence ATGAACGTCGGTATCGTCGGGAACGGGCCCGCTGCGGACGCGGTTCGAGCGGCGCTCGCCGACGCTGACGCCACGGTCGAAGCGATCGAGCCCGCTGCGATCGGCACGACCGACCTCGGGGTCGTGATCGACGAGGTGGGAGCCGCCGTTTTCGAGCGCGCGAACGATCACGCCCGCGAGAGCGAAACTCCGTGGCTCGCGATCGAGCGCGGCGGCGTTGGCGGCCGGGCCGTCTGCGAGGCGTCCGTCGCAGGATTCGGCTCCGAGACGGCGTGTTACGAGTGTCTCCGTCGGCGTGTCGAAGCGAACGCAGACGACGAACCGTCCGAAGACGATCTCGGCGAAAGCGAGGCGAACGAGTCCGGGCTCGACGCCACGACGGCGTGGCTCGCGGGCGCGCTCGCGGGCACCGAGGTGCGCCGGCTGTGCGCGGGCGAGCCCTCGCGGGTGCTCGGCGGCGTGATCGAACTTCCCCACGCCGAGCGCCGCGTGCTCCCGGTGCCGAACTGCGGGTGTGCGAGCGCCGGGAAGGATCAAGACCGTGCGCTCGCACGCGATTTCGAGGATCGCGCCCTCGACGACGCGCTCGGCCGGGCCGAACTGGCGCTCGACGATCGAGTGGGAATCGTCCACGAGGTCGGCGAAGCTGCGTCGTATCCTGCACCGTACTACCTCGCACGGACCGGCGACACCGCAGGATTCAGCGACGCGAGCGCTGCGAGCGAGGCCGCTGGCGTCGCGGGCGACTGGGATCGAGCATTCATGAAAGCGCTCGGCGAGGCGCTCGAACGCTACAGCGCCGGGATCTACCGCGACGAGATGTTCACGCACGCGGCCGCGAACGACCTCGACAGCGCGGTTTCACCAAGCGCGTTCGTTTTGCCCGAAAGTACCGAGGTGACTGACGACGAGTCGATCCCGTGGGTTCAGGGCGAGGAAGTGCAAAGCGGTGCGTCGGTCCACCTGCCGGCGGAGTTCGTCCAGTTCCCGCCGCCCGAACGCCGTCACGGGCCACCGATCACCACCGGGCTGGGACTCGGAAGCTCGGGAGCCGCGGCGCTGTGCTCGGGGCTGTACGAGGCGATCGAGCGCGACGCCGCGATGGTGTCGTGGTACTCGACGTTCGATCCGCTCGGTCTCGCGGTCGACGACGAGGAGTTCACGACGCTCGCCGCGCGGGCGCGCTCGGAGGGGCTGAACGTGCAGCCGGTTCTGCTGACTCAGGACGTCGACGTTCCAGTGATCGCGGTCGCGGTCGAGCGCGGTGAATGGCCGCACTTTGCGGTCGGCTCCGCCGCGGACCTCGATCCCGCCGCGGCCGCCCGGTCGGCACTCGCTGAGGCGCTCCAGAACTGGATGGAGCTGCGTGCGATGGGGCCTGATGCCGCAGCGGCCGCCGAGGGCGCGATCGGGGAGTACGCCGAGACGCCAGGCGATGCAGCCGCCTTCTTCGGGAGCGACGCCGGCGTTCCGGCCGCGAGCGTCGGCCCCGATCCGCTCCCCACCGGGGTCGACGAACTCGAAGCGCTCACGGAGCGCGTCACTGACGCTGGCCTCGATCCCTACGCTGCACGGCTCACTCCGCCGGACGTCGAACGACTCGGCTTCGAGGCGGTTCGCGTGCTCGTCCCCGAGGCCCAGCCGCTGTTCACCGACGAACCGTACTTCGGCGAGCGTGCGGAGCTGGTGCCGCGCGAATCGGGCTTCGAGCCACGACTCGACCGCGAGTTCCATCCGTATCCCTGA
- a CDS encoding DUF309 domain-containing protein, which translates to MDDHTRDPSVGPPRGNPTGWRADGQWEHATLRRAVVHGVRLYNAGEYHASHDCFEDEWYNYGRGNTESKFCHGMVQVAAGAYKHHDFEDDAGMRSLFRTALDYFRGVPRDFYGVDLLDVRTTLTNALDDPTALHGWTIRLDGESPEARPEDVEYAAALD; encoded by the coding sequence ATGGACGATCACACCCGCGATCCGTCGGTGGGGCCGCCTCGCGGGAACCCGACGGGCTGGCGGGCGGACGGCCAGTGGGAGCACGCGACCCTCCGCCGGGCGGTCGTCCACGGCGTCAGGCTCTACAACGCCGGCGAGTATCACGCCTCACACGACTGCTTCGAGGACGAGTGGTACAACTACGGCCGTGGGAACACGGAATCGAAGTTCTGCCACGGAATGGTCCAGGTCGCGGCGGGCGCGTACAAGCACCACGATTTCGAGGATGACGCGGGGATGCGCTCGCTCTTTCGAACCGCACTCGACTACTTCCGTGGCGTCCCTCGGGATTTCTACGGCGTGGATCTGCTCGACGTTCGGACCACCCTGACGAACGCGCTCGACGATCCGACGGCGCTGCACGGTTGGACGATCCGACTCGACGGCGAATCGCCCGAAGCGCGCCCGGAAGACGTCGAGTACGCGGCGGCGCTCGACTGA
- a CDS encoding DUF7528 family protein, with protein sequence MIGGEFGVVCHGVLTLLIEKFSGDEVSVRSDGDRVVVSLPGRTHTVSRDAAAALRAELGEALTERCEYVHTVGTHRADGSYVVSRRGADSSGHRKVFDGFAELREQYATLPATFTAADVDMPGVTGGRRHLLVRHVVEHPVFDCTLTARQPLTAEKRPSEGGG encoded by the coding sequence ATGATCGGCGGGGAATTCGGAGTCGTATGTCACGGAGTACTCACGCTCCTGATCGAGAAATTCTCCGGCGATGAGGTATCGGTTCGATCTGACGGCGATCGCGTCGTCGTTTCGCTTCCCGGACGGACACACACCGTCAGCAGGGATGCGGCCGCCGCGCTCCGTGCGGAGCTTGGCGAGGCGCTGACCGAGCGCTGCGAGTACGTCCACACGGTCGGCACCCACCGCGCCGACGGAAGCTACGTCGTCTCGCGCCGTGGTGCGGACTCGTCGGGTCATCGAAAGGTGTTCGACGGGTTTGCGGAGCTCCGAGAACAGTACGCGACGCTACCGGCGACGTTCACCGCGGCGGACGTCGACATGCCCGGCGTGACCGGTGGCCGACGCCACCTGCTCGTGCGCCACGTCGTCGAACATCCTGTCTTCGACTGTACCCTCACCGCTCGCCAACCGCTCACGGCCGAAAAGCGACCGTCCGAGGGAGGAGGGTGA
- a CDS encoding NUDIX hydrolase: MSQHSEDDPVTRSKPDPAPDALAADHGDVLRSENTFEIDTEGLESARARAERGWGVGVLAVHDGQILLVHHDDQWLLPGGMLEPGETPGEGAARETREETGIDVRIDGLAAIAEQTFTDGDDAFVFHFAVFDATPGDTVLTDDPGLADEVIDDVAWHDSLPENTFDHGLYARLLDDERNG, encoded by the coding sequence GTGAGTCAGCATTCGGAGGACGATCCGGTAACGCGGTCGAAGCCCGATCCGGCCCCCGACGCCCTCGCTGCCGATCACGGAGACGTTCTTCGGAGCGAGAACACATTCGAGATCGACACTGAAGGACTGGAATCAGCGCGCGCTCGCGCCGAGCGGGGCTGGGGCGTTGGCGTACTCGCGGTCCACGACGGTCAGATTCTGCTCGTCCATCACGACGACCAGTGGCTCCTCCCCGGTGGGATGCTCGAACCGGGCGAGACACCGGGGGAAGGCGCGGCCCGCGAAACGCGCGAGGAAACCGGGATCGACGTACGGATCGACGGGCTCGCGGCGATCGCCGAGCAGACGTTCACCGACGGCGACGACGCGTTCGTCTTCCACTTCGCAGTGTTCGACGCGACGCCCGGGGATACGGTCCTGACGGACGATCCCGGGCTCGCTGACGAGGTGATCGACGACGTTGCATGGCACGACTCGCTTCCCGAGAACACGTTCGACCACGGCCTCTACGCTCGCCTGCTCGACGACGAACGAAACGGCTGA
- a CDS encoding NUDIX hydrolase, protein MTDCDGRYAVNAEAAIYRDGEYLLVERAAAEDHAAGALALVGGTVEASETGDVLEDTLRREVREEVAIAITDPQYVQSNAFTADDGTPCVNVVFLCRHDDGEARIAAPDEVAAVEWLSIDAALDRPALSPWTAEFIAMADERRAALGW, encoded by the coding sequence ATGACTGACTGCGACGGCCGATACGCCGTGAACGCCGAGGCCGCGATCTACCGCGACGGCGAGTACCTACTCGTCGAGCGCGCGGCCGCCGAGGACCACGCCGCCGGTGCGCTCGCGCTCGTCGGCGGGACGGTCGAGGCGAGCGAGACCGGGGACGTCCTCGAAGACACGCTCCGGCGCGAGGTCCGCGAGGAGGTCGCCATCGCGATAACGGACCCGCAGTACGTCCAGAGCAACGCGTTCACGGCCGACGACGGCACGCCCTGCGTGAACGTCGTGTTTCTGTGTCGGCACGACGACGGCGAGGCACGGATCGCCGCCCCGGACGAAGTCGCCGCCGTGGAGTGGCTGTCGATCGACGCGGCGCTGGATCGGCCGGCGCTGTCGCCGTGGACCGCCGAGTTCATCGCAATGGCCGACGAGCGCCGGGCGGCACTCGGCTGGTAG
- a CDS encoding DUF7117 family protein, with translation MRIRGERECKDCGTRWSYYETGSVSCPDCGSRRSVGVGERTRHTASAATLDLSGARDRLDAGSSDDADIRAAAERAAETCRAFVRQHGFIAAGEFEPLDATYLAALELRHVAEELARTMRTDDPAERYFLSLLSGADQGERPPPDEVPESLRVARGLAAAEAVATYRREAGTYLDDHPDEAASAAFGSLTEHRKRVAALDGDVAPETAERLVRTAQDLGRYLRDDDETALATTRDRLDRLRDDV, from the coding sequence ATGCGCATCCGCGGGGAACGCGAGTGCAAGGACTGCGGGACGCGGTGGTCGTACTACGAGACCGGGAGCGTGAGCTGTCCCGATTGTGGGAGTCGCCGGAGCGTCGGCGTCGGCGAGCGTACCCGTCACACCGCGAGTGCGGCGACGCTCGACCTCTCGGGCGCGCGTGATCGCCTCGACGCTGGCAGCAGCGACGATGCCGACATCCGTGCGGCGGCCGAGCGTGCAGCCGAGACGTGCCGAGCGTTCGTCCGCCAGCACGGGTTCATCGCTGCCGGCGAGTTCGAGCCGCTCGACGCGACGTATCTCGCGGCGCTCGAGCTCCGCCACGTCGCCGAGGAGCTCGCGCGCACGATGCGGACGGACGATCCGGCAGAGCGGTACTTCCTCTCGCTGCTGAGCGGGGCCGATCAGGGCGAGCGCCCGCCACCCGACGAGGTCCCGGAATCGCTCCGCGTGGCTCGCGGACTGGCGGCCGCCGAGGCCGTCGCGACGTACCGCCGGGAGGCGGGGACGTATCTCGACGACCATCCCGACGAGGCTGCGAGTGCGGCCTTCGGGTCGCTCACCGAGCACCGCAAGCGCGTCGCGGCGCTCGACGGCGACGTGGCTCCCGAGACCGCCGAACGACTCGTTCGGACCGCACAGGACCTCGGCCGGTATCTCCGCGACGACGACGAGACCGCGCTTGCGACCACACGCGATCGACTCGATCGTCTCCGTGACGACGTGTAG
- a CDS encoding succinylglutamate desuccinylase/aspartoacylase domain-containing protein: MRIEQLGDGEPEIAVVGGIHGDEPCGVRAVEHLIDTQPDVERPVKCIVANEEALDRETRYVEDDLNRVFPGDPDSASHERRLASRLLAELRGCRVLSMHSTQSYADAFAVVGGDGLAVAESVCPYLTLDAVIDAGAFTEGRLVGYADVVEVECGYQGSEEAATNAVAICREFLAAVGALPGGEPRASDVPLYRLQHLIPKGPASGYEVFVTNFERVAAGEAYAAAGDETLVAEKPFYPVLMSPYGYEDEFGYAAELAGKFGGEPTQPDPEQRPSGATES, encoded by the coding sequence ATGCGAATCGAGCAGCTGGGCGACGGCGAGCCCGAAATCGCCGTTGTCGGCGGGATTCATGGCGACGAGCCGTGCGGCGTGCGTGCGGTCGAACACCTCATCGACACCCAGCCGGACGTCGAACGCCCGGTGAAGTGTATCGTAGCGAACGAGGAGGCGCTGGACCGGGAAACACGGTACGTCGAGGACGATCTCAACCGAGTGTTCCCCGGCGATCCCGACAGCGCGTCGCACGAGCGACGCCTCGCCAGCCGACTCCTCGCGGAGCTCCGAGGCTGTCGGGTCCTCTCGATGCACTCGACGCAGTCGTATGCGGACGCGTTCGCCGTCGTCGGCGGCGACGGACTCGCCGTCGCGGAGTCGGTCTGTCCGTATCTCACACTCGACGCGGTGATCGACGCGGGCGCGTTCACCGAAGGACGGCTCGTGGGGTACGCCGACGTGGTCGAAGTCGAGTGTGGCTACCAGGGCTCCGAAGAGGCCGCGACGAACGCCGTCGCCATCTGTCGGGAGTTCCTCGCCGCGGTCGGCGCGCTCCCCGGCGGCGAGCCACGCGCCAGCGACGTCCCACTCTACCGGCTGCAACACCTCATCCCGAAGGGGCCGGCGTCGGGCTACGAGGTCTTCGTCACCAACTTCGAGCGCGTCGCGGCCGGGGAGGCCTACGCGGCCGCCGGCGACGAGACGCTCGTCGCGGAGAAACCCTTCTATCCCGTGCTGATGTCGCCGTATGGCTACGAAGACGAGTTCGGCTACGCCGCCGAACTCGCCGGCAAATTCGGCGGTGAGCCGACGCAACCCGATCCCGAACAGCGACCATCGGGCGCAACCGAGTCGTGA
- a CDS encoding class-III pyridoxal-phosphate-dependent aminotransferase, translating into MDRDTAEPRVRGFPGERAKEWVDRQHRVAAPSTHVYEFVWDPTAPADGPFCTDVDGNVLMDFPCHVGAAPLGYNNPKIMEPMAEFDLVDPLKIAGHDFYVGSGPADDPDFPGPAGLMERLTEITGEYDMDQVFLSNSGAEAVENAIKICYDGSGSYGITFEGAFHGRTLGALSLNRSKQVYRRDFPEISGVHDVPFCRDRTCDADTCSCGFFAGDTSQLRRMLSEAAGSVAAEEVAYLIMEPIQGEGGYHPPSEAFMTEVAAVCEEYDIALVADEIQSGMGRTGEWWGADHYPIEPDVITAAKGLRVGATISRSDVFPEEEGRLSSTWGAGDILSSMQGALTIDAIREHDLLANATERGRQFTERVVDADPEPVIDVRGKGLMLALEFDTPEARDAALERAFEQGLLTLACGHKTLRVLPPLDVTEREIDLGADLLLDAIEA; encoded by the coding sequence ATGGACCGTGATACTGCGGAGCCACGCGTCCGGGGGTTCCCGGGCGAGCGGGCCAAAGAGTGGGTCGATCGCCAGCACCGCGTCGCCGCGCCGAGCACTCACGTCTACGAGTTCGTCTGGGACCCGACCGCCCCCGCGGACGGCCCCTTTTGCACCGATGTCGACGGCAACGTCCTGATGGATTTCCCCTGCCACGTCGGGGCCGCGCCGCTCGGGTACAACAACCCGAAGATCATGGAGCCGATGGCGGAGTTCGATCTCGTGGACCCGCTGAAGATCGCGGGCCACGACTTTTATGTGGGGTCGGGGCCGGCCGACGATCCCGACTTCCCGGGGCCGGCAGGGCTGATGGAACGGCTGACCGAGATCACCGGCGAGTACGACATGGATCAGGTGTTTCTCTCGAACTCCGGCGCGGAGGCGGTCGAGAACGCGATCAAGATCTGCTACGACGGCAGCGGGAGCTACGGCATCACCTTCGAGGGGGCGTTCCACGGCCGGACGCTCGGCGCGCTCTCGCTCAACCGCTCGAAGCAGGTGTACCGCCGCGACTTCCCCGAGATTTCAGGGGTCCACGACGTGCCGTTCTGCCGCGATCGGACGTGTGACGCCGACACCTGCTCGTGTGGCTTCTTCGCTGGCGATACCTCACAGCTCCGCCGAATGCTGAGCGAGGCCGCCGGCTCGGTCGCGGCAGAGGAGGTCGCCTACCTCATCATGGAGCCGATCCAGGGCGAAGGCGGGTATCACCCGCCGAGCGAGGCGTTCATGACCGAGGTCGCCGCGGTCTGTGAGGAGTACGACATCGCGCTCGTGGCCGACGAGATCCAGTCGGGGATGGGGCGCACAGGTGAATGGTGGGGCGCGGATCACTACCCCATCGAGCCCGACGTCATCACCGCAGCGAAAGGACTCCGGGTCGGGGCGACGATCTCGCGGTCGGACGTGTTCCCCGAGGAGGAAGGCCGGCTCTCCTCGACGTGGGGTGCTGGCGACATCCTCTCGTCGATGCAGGGCGCGCTCACGATCGACGCCATCCGGGAGCACGATCTCCTCGCGAACGCCACCGAACGCGGCCGCCAGTTCACCGAGCGCGTCGTCGACGCCGACCCCGAGCCGGTGATCGACGTGCGCGGGAAGGGCCTGATGCTGGCGCTCGAATTCGATACCCCGGAAGCCCGCGATGCCGCACTCGAACGCGCGTTCGAGCAAGGGTTGCTCACGCTGGCCTGTGGTCACAAGACGCTCCGGGTCCTCCCGCCGCTCGACGTCACCGAGCGCGAGATCGATCTCGGTGCGGACCTGCTGCTCGACGCGATCGAGGCGTAG
- a CDS encoding PadR family transcriptional regulator — MHDLTGFQRDLLYTIAGQDEPHGLAVKEELEEYYESEIHHGRLYPNLDTLVEKGLVEKGQLDRRTNYYDLTRRGRREIDARREWESQYVDA, encoded by the coding sequence ATGCACGATCTCACCGGCTTTCAGCGCGACCTGTTGTACACCATCGCGGGCCAGGACGAACCACACGGACTCGCGGTCAAGGAGGAGCTCGAAGAGTACTACGAGTCCGAGATCCACCACGGGCGGCTGTATCCGAACCTCGATACGCTGGTCGAGAAGGGACTGGTCGAGAAGGGACAGCTCGACCGGCGGACCAACTACTACGATCTCACCCGCCGCGGCCGTCGCGAGATCGACGCTCGCCGCGAGTGGGAGTCACAGTACGTCGACGCCTGA
- a CDS encoding DUF63 family protein, translating to MAAIADRVDPVRGWLTAAVAAVIVVAGSAVAFPRQVYSEFLWQYFWGPIDADAHNAVCSARVDGVVSRFGEADACQAAAAQGAVVAEPGYTIISEIGYALTLLFMLIGVLLLIKRLGVGTDRRLLYALLPFTLFGGALRVVEDANDAVPADATAAIAYPANTLIISPIIYLTVFLVTLVALLAALQLSRREIVEEYYGALAAFGTLALVATLGYLTFLAISTEFVGFYPQMLVLTLGLAALIAGGVYLVIERVEPAINAGTGFVGLAVLWAQAVDGVANVLASDWWDAIGLPFRYTAKHPVNAIIVGFTETVFPASFIDAVGDSWPFLVVKVALAVGILWLFDDQIIEESPRYSLLLLLAVIVVGLGPGTRDMLRATFGI from the coding sequence ATGGCAGCGATAGCGGACCGTGTCGATCCCGTCCGGGGGTGGCTCACGGCGGCGGTCGCGGCGGTGATCGTCGTCGCGGGGAGCGCGGTCGCGTTCCCACGGCAGGTGTATTCGGAGTTCCTCTGGCAGTACTTCTGGGGACCGATCGATGCCGACGCGCACAACGCCGTCTGTTCGGCTCGTGTCGACGGTGTCGTCAGCCGGTTCGGCGAGGCGGACGCCTGTCAGGCCGCCGCGGCGCAGGGAGCCGTCGTCGCCGAGCCGGGGTACACGATCATCTCCGAGATCGGGTACGCGCTCACGCTCCTGTTCATGCTGATCGGCGTGCTCCTGCTCATCAAACGCCTCGGCGTCGGGACCGACCGCCGGCTGCTGTACGCCCTGTTGCCGTTCACCCTGTTCGGTGGTGCGCTCCGCGTGGTCGAGGACGCGAACGACGCCGTCCCGGCGGACGCGACTGCCGCGATCGCCTACCCCGCGAACACCCTGATCATCAGTCCGATCATCTACCTGACGGTGTTTCTCGTCACGCTCGTCGCGCTGCTTGCGGCGCTCCAGCTCTCACGCCGGGAGATCGTCGAGGAGTATTACGGTGCGCTCGCGGCCTTCGGGACGCTCGCACTCGTGGCCACCCTCGGCTATCTGACGTTCCTCGCCATCAGTACCGAGTTCGTTGGGTTCTACCCACAGATGCTCGTCCTCACGCTCGGCCTTGCAGCCCTGATCGCTGGTGGCGTCTATCTCGTCATCGAACGGGTCGAACCCGCGATCAACGCCGGGACCGGGTTCGTCGGTCTCGCCGTGCTCTGGGCTCAGGCGGTCGACGGCGTGGCGAACGTCCTCGCCTCCGACTGGTGGGACGCCATCGGGCTGCCCTTCCGGTATACCGCCAAACACCCGGTCAACGCGATCATCGTCGGCTTCACCGAGACGGTGTTTCCCGCATCGTTCATCGATGCGGTCGGCGACTCGTGGCCGTTCCTCGTCGTGAAGGTCGCGCTCGCGGTCGGCATTCTCTGGCTGTTCGACGATCAGATCATCGAGGAGAGCCCGCGCTACTCGCTGCTCCTCCTCCTCGCCGTCATCGTCGTCGGCCTCGGCCCCGGAACGCGTGACATGCTCCGGGCGACCTTTGGGATCTAG
- a CDS encoding DUF1028 domain-containing protein: MPTPRPSTFSIVARDPDQDAVGVAVQSKFVSVGSVVPFASANAGAIATQSFANVAYGPDGLDLLREGHTASEVVERLTEADDDAPDRQVGVVGQDGSIAAFTGDDCFAYAGDIQGEDYTVQGNILENPDTLEAMAETYETTEGGLPEKLIAALQAGNEAGGDKRGEQSAALYVVKPEGGYDGGNDRWIDVRVDDHEHPIDELERVFRLYDVTLLEREPPAETRNLEGETAEAVATALNEAGFDGATAEESFGEADREALEAFRGASNFENHSLDLIEDALARGWDDAEGAGETRLVNAVWHGISRLERA; the protein is encoded by the coding sequence ATGCCGACTCCCCGACCGAGCACGTTCTCGATCGTCGCGCGCGATCCCGACCAGGATGCGGTGGGTGTCGCGGTCCAGTCGAAGTTCGTCAGCGTGGGCTCGGTGGTCCCGTTCGCGAGCGCCAACGCGGGCGCGATCGCGACCCAGAGCTTCGCGAACGTCGCCTACGGCCCCGACGGACTCGACCTGCTGCGTGAGGGCCACACCGCGAGCGAGGTCGTCGAACGACTGACCGAAGCCGACGACGACGCACCCGATCGCCAGGTGGGCGTCGTGGGCCAGGACGGCTCGATCGCGGCGTTCACCGGCGACGACTGCTTCGCGTACGCGGGCGACATCCAGGGCGAGGACTACACCGTGCAGGGCAACATCCTCGAAAACCCCGACACCCTCGAAGCGATGGCCGAGACCTACGAGACCACCGAGGGGGGTCTTCCCGAGAAACTCATCGCCGCGTTGCAGGCGGGCAACGAGGCCGGTGGCGACAAGCGCGGCGAGCAGAGCGCGGCGCTTTACGTCGTGAAACCCGAGGGCGGCTACGACGGCGGCAACGACCGCTGGATCGATGTCCGGGTCGACGACCACGAACACCCGATCGACGAACTCGAACGCGTCTTCCGGCTCTACGACGTCACGCTTCTCGAACGCGAACCGCCAGCCGAAACGCGGAATTTGGAGGGCGAAACCGCAGAGGCGGTCGCAACAGCGCTCAACGAAGCGGGGTTCGATGGTGCGACAGCCGAGGAATCGTTCGGCGAGGCCGACCGCGAGGCGCTCGAAGCGTTCCGAGGGGCGAGCAACTTCGAGAACCACTCGCTCGACCTCATCGAGGATGCACTCGCACGCGGCTGGGACGACGCAGAGGGAGCGGGCGAGACGAGGCTCGTGAACGCAGTCTGGCACGGAATCTCGCGATTGGAGCGGGCGTGA